Proteins encoded by one window of Lacerta agilis isolate rLacAgi1 chromosome 11, rLacAgi1.pri, whole genome shotgun sequence:
- the GIN1 gene encoding gypsy retrotransposon integrase-like protein 1, with product MVRNGKNGGLHLKQISYYKQTGGYHPTTLASERSGIRRAAKKFVFRDNSLFYVGKDKRQMRLVILSDEEKRKVLEKCHEHHAGAHHGISRTLTLVESQYYWTSVTSDVKQWVYACEHCQVAKNTAAVASKFRSIKAEEPWTLVTLELMGPFDATSRNNVYVILLTDVFTKWVVVLPLHDLSASEVAKAVVSASFCYGPPQKITIDQEEEFVHQINRELFEHFGTKELIMPYPQADHENEAVRSFLLKYCTEHTKDWDDHLQAISYAFNLIDSETSNNTPYFQMFKRNPYIPSTLSVIQEGESDCMFVRILAAIRQAEKAVQERTISSCQNMTKMPVEQLSGNMSQVRKKPKQVNQFLLKVGHEVLRQKKNWWKDGRFQSEWVGPCIIDYVTDNGCAILRDASGSRLKRPIKISHLKPYIRGSQEQDSSYIWQSAVMVDHDYVGSSKTSAGQSSKDVFSGKGPPVPVADDGLLGKDRVFSECHSSAETELIDADSTDSMPKNPKQWCAAYRTLQNKTEAT from the exons ATGGTCCGTAATGGCAAAAATGGTGGACTCCATCTGAAACAGATCTCTTACTACAAACAAACGGGTGGATATCATCCCACAACATTAGCAAGTGAAAGGAGCGGAATAAGGAGAGCAGCTAAAAAGTTTGTTTTCAGAG ATAACAGTCTGTTCTATGTGGGAAAAGACAAGAGGCAAATGCGACTGGTGATTCTTTCTGatgaagagaaaaggaaagtgtTAGAAAAGTGCCATGAACATCATGCAGGTGCACATCATGGCATATCAAGGACACTGACCCTGGTGGAATCTCAGTATTATTGGACATCGGTAACCAGCGATGTAAAACAGTGG GTATACGCTTGCGAGCATTGCCAGGTAGCAAAGAATACAGCTGCTGTAGCGTCTAAATTCCGTTCTATTAAGGCAGAAGAGCCGTGGACTTTAGTCACTCTAGAGCTAATGGGGCCTTTTGATGCCACCAGCCGGAACAATGTGTATGTCATCCTCCTAACAGATGTTTTCACTAAGTGGGTTGTGGTTTTGCCCCTGCATGACCTTTCAGCATCTGAAGTGGCTAAGGCAGTTGTCAGCGCATCATTCTGTTATGGACCACCTCAGAAAATAACTATAGATCAGGAAGAAGAGTTTGTTCATCAG ATCAACAGGGAGCTGTTTGAACACTTTGGCACAAAGGAATTAATAATGCCATACCCTCAAGCGGATCATGAAAACGAAGCTGTCAGATCTTTCCTTCTCAAATACTGCACGGAGCACACCAAAGACTGGGATGACCATTTGCAAGCTATTTCATATGCGTTCAACTTGATTGATTCA gaaacTAGCAACAACACGCCCTATTTCCAAATGTTTAAACGAAATCCTTATATACCTTCAACATTAAGTGTGATTCAAGAAGGGGAGAGTGACTGCATGTTTGTGAGAATCTTAGCTGCTATTAGACAAGCAGAGAAAGCAGTACAGGAAAGGACAATTTCAAGTTGCCAG AATATGACGAAAATGCCTGTGGAACAGCTGAGTGGGAACATGAGCCAAGTCAGGAAGAAACCAAAGCAAGTTAATCAATTTCTCCTTAAAGTTGGACATGAAGTTCTCAGACAAAAGAAGAATTGGTGGAAAGATGGTCGTTTCCAGTCCGAATGGGTTGGCCCTTGTATTATAGATTATGTTACTGATAATGGCTGTGCAATATTAAGAGATGCGTCTGGCTCAAGGTTGAAAAGGCCCATCAAAATATCTCATCTTAAGCCATATATAAGAGGATCCCAGGAACAAG ATAGCAGCTACATTTGGCAGAGTGCTGTCATGGTTGATCATGACTATGTCGGTTCATCCAAAACGTCTGCAGGACAGAGCTCCAAAGATGTCTTTTCTGGTAAAGGTCCACCTGTTCCCGTTGCTGATGATGGCCTGTTGGGAAAGGACCGTGTCTTCTCAGAATGTCACAGTAGCGCAGAGACAGAATTGATAGACGCAGACTCCACTGACTCAATGCCGAAGAATCCAAAACAGTGGTGTGCAGCTTACCGGACTCTTCAGAATAAGACAGAGGCTACTTAA